GGGACGGCATGTTAAATAGGCAGTCATACCTTCATGACAATAATCGACAATAAGAAAGGAAGGGTTATGTAATGGAATTGGTTAAACAATATGCCAAGCGAAAAGCGCAAGCAGCAGCTTTAGCTATTTTCCTTAAAATTATCCTTCCTATCCTCTTATTTTGTGCTCTTGTCTTTGGGGTTATCTTCATGATTTTGGCTATTTTAGGAGCTTCCACCGATAGTGATAGTGGCATAGAAAGTGGTCAAGCCGTGAATTTAAGTTCGCAAGTGTTATCTTACAAACCTCTTGTCGAAGAATATGCGTCTGAATATGGTGTAGAAAAGTATGTAGGCGTTATTCTTGCGCTTATGATGCAAGAATCCGGTGGACGTGGAAACGACCCTATGCAGGCTTCAGAGAGCCTTTGTGGTTCCGTTGGTTGTATTGATGACCCTGAATTATCCATCAAGCAAGGCGTGAAATACTTTTCTGGTGTTATTGAACGTGCCGATGGGGACATTAAACTAGCCTTGCAGAGTTATAATTTTGGCGGTGGCTTCGTTGATTATGTGATGGAGCGTGGAGGAAGCTACAGCCAAGAGTTAGCGATTAATTTTTCAGCGATGAAATATGAAGAATTGAAAAATACAGGAAACTATTCTTGTATTCATCCTGAAATGCTTCCTCAAGGGGCGTGCTATGGCGACGTGTTTTATGTTGACAATGTTTTACGCTATTACGATTATACGATAGCTGTTGATGGTGAATTTGCG
Above is a genomic segment from Halobacillus ihumii containing:
- a CDS encoding lysozyme family protein, which codes for MELVKQYAKRKAQAAALAIFLKIILPILLFCALVFGVIFMILAILGASTDSDSGIESGQAVNLSSQVLSYKPLVEEYASEYGVEKYVGVILALMMQESGGRGNDPMQASESLCGSVGCIDDPELSIKQGVKYFSGVIERADGDIKLALQSYNFGGGFVDYVMERGGSYSQELAINFSAMKYEELKNTGNYSCIHPEMLPQGACYGDVFYVDNVLRYYDYTIAVDGEFAVPVQGGLDTTSNYGMRIHPISGERDMHTGMDFDCVGNVTPIYAAQSGKVVYSQFQGAAGYGNLVMIQHGDQLITGYAHLSSLSVDVGDRVEQGQKVGVCGTTGNSTGPHLHFETKTSLWDGHMNPAQFLGLGES